Proteins encoded by one window of Bacteroidota bacterium:
- a CDS encoding cellulase family glycosylhydrolase gives MSIKRRDFIRTAGGIALATVAQSLPAWSLQGPAASDAPIRVAVFYEPTFPSGGITLDQPSLQESLKGLSAEFLGADALEKRLRKSDFDLFINPYGSCFPKPAFHAISRFLIEGGNWVNIGGIPFSIPVDRIDGAWKQQAAQTAYHRQLGITQAFAVKGSGVASYQPNPDLEWSRSLTGEFSADEIYELYVRFTSIKDFPSEDGSAGPRDAVLTPIIHGVDKDHRPVVSPIVEIERFQGEYAGGCWVFAAFKGTATRKAIRTLVDRAARGSMQLRVQPSFASYFPGELPSFTVQFRRAEGKVEKLIDGDCRLDILDEHGRSMKRLNVALQGIGTIAGGYSGGNGLEHLKPGLYQVLASLRIHTEPASVVQYRTGFWVFDESLLKGGKPLTAGTRYLLRGGEPFPVTGTTYMGSDVHRKFLFEPNPSLWNKDFTGMKAAGINMVRTGIWTGWTHYMMDVGAPAEGPLRALDAFVLTARKFDIPVIFTLFAFLPESWGGANPYLDPRSLNAQKEFVTAIARRYRDAREIVWDLINEPSFCNPQYLWQCRPNYDRYEAEAWQTWLKERYAAPSDEARDALIQEAYRTTTDEAPALPAKEDFDDVNLFGARHPVKVIDYRLFAQDMFARWVHEMTGAIRKAQGTGDGGEPRQLITVGQDEGGTYEAPGNQFFGEAVDFTCVHNWWSNDDLLWDQVVTTTPDRPNLVEETGVMFYEKMDSSPWRNEEEVRNLLERKMAIAIGSGSAGFIQWLWNTNPYMTLDNESGIGFHRVDGTMKPELAPVIALSRFVAAHRSLMRGRVDEAAVMIIPHSQMFSTRNFATDATRRCVRVMSYDLNMPVSAISEYRAGTLKAAPKLLIMPSPRTINQHCWDALLKLVDQGSTLLITGVIDTDDHWLPAQRTAALNLSASVKPIAEEEFFTLEGTEHRLSYRGEKMQRIEKAVDMSDRETGLAPIPHGAGKIIWCPHPVELSDSVEPTAALYGYAARQAGISPPFKIEPKKSGVLVLTSLYEDAVLYTLVSESDRDTRLHLTHLETGTALNVTVPAQRTGMVLVDRTQGEILGQL, from the coding sequence ATGAGTATTAAACGCCGGGATTTTATCAGGACTGCAGGCGGGATCGCGCTTGCGACGGTCGCTCAATCACTGCCCGCATGGTCCCTTCAGGGTCCGGCCGCATCAGACGCGCCCATCCGTGTCGCCGTCTTCTATGAGCCAACCTTTCCGTCCGGCGGGATCACTCTCGACCAGCCCTCGCTTCAGGAATCGTTGAAGGGGTTGAGCGCGGAATTTCTCGGTGCCGACGCTCTCGAGAAACGCCTCCGGAAATCCGACTTCGATCTTTTTATCAATCCGTACGGCTCCTGTTTCCCGAAACCGGCATTCCATGCGATCTCCCGGTTTCTGATCGAAGGAGGCAACTGGGTGAACATCGGGGGGATCCCATTCTCCATTCCCGTCGACAGGATCGACGGCGCCTGGAAGCAGCAGGCGGCCCAGACCGCATATCACAGGCAGCTCGGGATCACACAGGCGTTCGCAGTGAAGGGTTCGGGCGTCGCATCATACCAGCCAAATCCCGATCTTGAATGGTCGCGCTCGCTGACCGGTGAATTCAGCGCGGATGAAATTTACGAATTGTACGTCCGGTTCACATCGATCAAGGATTTCCCCTCGGAAGACGGCAGCGCGGGTCCCAGAGATGCGGTTCTGACGCCCATCATTCATGGAGTCGACAAAGACCATCGGCCGGTCGTGTCGCCGATCGTCGAGATCGAACGCTTTCAGGGTGAGTACGCCGGGGGTTGCTGGGTGTTCGCGGCGTTCAAAGGCACAGCAACAAGAAAAGCAATACGCACGCTTGTCGACCGGGCGGCACGGGGGTCGATGCAATTGAGAGTTCAACCCTCCTTCGCTTCCTACTTTCCGGGCGAGCTTCCCTCGTTCACCGTTCAGTTTCGCCGGGCGGAAGGAAAAGTGGAGAAGCTGATCGACGGTGATTGCCGCCTCGACATTCTCGACGAGCACGGCCGTTCAATGAAGCGGCTCAATGTCGCGCTGCAGGGAATCGGCACGATCGCCGGGGGATACTCCGGGGGGAACGGGCTTGAACATTTGAAACCCGGACTCTATCAGGTCCTCGCCTCGTTGCGAATTCATACGGAGCCTGCCTCTGTGGTCCAGTACCGGACCGGATTCTGGGTCTTCGACGAGTCGCTCCTCAAGGGGGGAAAGCCCCTGACCGCGGGAACGAGGTATCTTCTCCGTGGCGGTGAGCCCTTCCCTGTTACTGGCACGACATACATGGGCTCCGATGTCCACCGGAAGTTCCTGTTCGAGCCGAACCCCTCTCTCTGGAATAAGGATTTCACGGGAATGAAGGCGGCCGGCATCAATATGGTCCGGACCGGGATCTGGACCGGCTGGACGCACTACATGATGGACGTTGGCGCTCCGGCCGAAGGCCCTCTCCGCGCTCTGGATGCCTTCGTTCTGACTGCGCGCAAGTTCGACATCCCGGTCATTTTTACGCTCTTCGCATTCCTGCCGGAATCGTGGGGAGGCGCTAACCCTTATCTCGACCCGAGGTCGCTCAACGCGCAGAAGGAATTTGTCACCGCCATCGCCCGGCGCTACCGCGACGCGAGGGAAATCGTCTGGGACCTGATCAACGAGCCTTCATTTTGTAACCCTCAGTATCTCTGGCAGTGCAGGCCCAACTATGACCGGTATGAGGCTGAGGCCTGGCAAACATGGCTGAAAGAGCGGTACGCCGCTCCCTCCGACGAAGCGAGAGACGCCTTGATTCAGGAAGCGTACAGGACGACAACGGATGAGGCTCCCGCGCTTCCGGCAAAGGAGGATTTTGACGATGTTAATCTGTTCGGCGCGAGGCATCCGGTGAAGGTGATAGACTACAGGCTCTTCGCCCAGGATATGTTCGCGCGCTGGGTCCATGAAATGACCGGGGCGATTCGGAAGGCCCAGGGAACCGGAGATGGAGGCGAGCCCCGCCAGCTCATCACGGTCGGTCAGGACGAAGGCGGGACGTATGAGGCTCCCGGGAACCAGTTCTTCGGTGAGGCCGTCGACTTCACCTGCGTCCACAACTGGTGGTCGAACGACGACCTGTTGTGGGACCAGGTCGTCACGACGACCCCCGACCGGCCGAACCTGGTGGAGGAGACCGGAGTGATGTTCTATGAGAAAATGGACTCCAGCCCGTGGCGCAACGAGGAAGAGGTGCGAAATCTCCTCGAACGAAAAATGGCGATCGCGATCGGATCGGGGAGCGCCGGTTTCATCCAGTGGCTCTGGAATACCAATCCGTACATGACGCTGGACAACGAGTCGGGGATCGGTTTTCACCGCGTCGACGGTACGATGAAGCCCGAGCTTGCGCCGGTGATCGCGCTCTCGAGATTCGTCGCCGCGCACCGCTCGCTGATGCGCGGGCGGGTCGATGAAGCTGCCGTCATGATCATCCCTCATTCTCAAATGTTCTCGACCCGCAATTTCGCGACCGATGCTACGCGCCGTTGCGTGCGTGTCATGAGCTACGATCTGAACATGCCGGTCTCGGCCATCTCGGAATATCGTGCAGGAACGTTGAAAGCTGCTCCGAAACTCCTGATCATGCCTTCACCGCGAACGATCAATCAACATTGTTGGGACGCTCTGTTGAAGCTGGTCGATCAGGGCTCAACTCTGTTGATTACCGGGGTGATCGATACGGACGATCATTGGCTTCCCGCTCAACGGACTGCCGCGTTGAATCTCTCAGCGTCGGTCAAACCGATCGCCGAAGAGGAGTTTTTCACACTCGAAGGGACCGAGCATCGGTTGAGCTATCGGGGCGAAAAAATGCAACGGATCGAGAAGGCGGTCGACATGAGCGACCGCGAAACCGGTCTCGCCCCGATCCCGCATGGCGCCGGGAAGATTATCTGGTGTCCCCATCCGGTTGAACTCTCCGATTCTGTCGAGCCCACGGCGGCCCTCTATGGATATGCCGCGCGGCAGGCGGGGA
- a CDS encoding family 20 glycosylhydrolase, with amino-acid sequence MEVRRFQSFSLLAGLVLIALIAFPAMVHGENLTIIPKPLSIRQSEGHFTISEKTVIVVHPGLPDWRMVANSVREKLRRATGLELPVMADEEDLASCIVINGNTGKKELGEEAYELSVRVDRVMITAQTAHGAYYGTQSLYQLLPPEVEHPAASTGIPWKIPCVEILDKPRFPWRGMHLDVGRHFFPPAFVKRYLDVMAAYKLNTFHWHLTEDQGWRIEIKKYPRLTGIGSQRRETMGDCAPYGGYYTQDEVREVVEYARQRFISVVPEIEMPGHAQAALASYPEFSCSGGPVTVATEWGVFNDVYCAGREGTFEFLKNILEEVTQLFPGPFVHIGGDECPKLRWRNCVQCQKRIKTEGLKDESELQSYFIKRVEKILSAKGKRLIGWDEILEGGLAPGAAVMSWRGTSGGRDAAKAGHDVVMSPGSNCYFDHYQGKFGEPVAIGGYLPIDTVYSYEPVPADLTAEEAKHILGAQGNMWTEWMPDSRQVEYMLLPRMLALSEVVWSREQDRDYHDFALRLEGHYDRLAAMGMNFRVPPPSGAGGRSVIFHDTLVTLSSPVSQGKVYYALGENDTLPSSVYSRPIMVRDDEVLRSQTVLANGRKSNIVTTEFVRADSKINGLDYSYYEGGWDSLPDFKTLTPVRSGRMYDIGLAEIPHREDQFGVRISGFITPGEEGDYRFSLASDDGSKLFIDGREILNNDGMHAVKEVSAPVRLAKGKHALLILYFERWGDQSLSLSIEGPHSGRRRVPPRILSH; translated from the coding sequence GTGGAAGTGAGACGCTTCCAGAGTTTCTCCCTCCTTGCCGGTTTGGTGTTGATCGCGCTCATTGCCTTTCCGGCGATGGTGCACGGCGAAAACCTTACGATCATACCAAAACCTCTCTCCATCCGCCAGTCTGAAGGACATTTCACGATCAGCGAAAAGACCGTCATAGTCGTCCATCCGGGTTTGCCAGACTGGCGCATGGTTGCGAACTCGGTGCGCGAGAAGCTGCGCCGGGCGACCGGCCTTGAGCTCCCGGTCATGGCGGATGAAGAAGACCTTGCGAGCTGCATAGTGATAAACGGCAACACGGGCAAGAAGGAGCTGGGCGAGGAAGCTTACGAGCTTTCGGTCAGGGTTGACCGGGTGATGATTACCGCGCAGACCGCTCATGGCGCCTACTACGGGACTCAATCCTTGTATCAACTTCTGCCGCCCGAAGTCGAGCACCCGGCAGCCTCGACGGGCATTCCGTGGAAAATACCATGCGTGGAAATCTTGGATAAGCCCCGCTTTCCGTGGCGCGGCATGCATCTCGATGTCGGCCGGCATTTCTTCCCTCCGGCATTCGTGAAGAGATACCTCGATGTGATGGCCGCCTACAAGCTGAACACCTTCCACTGGCATCTTACCGAGGACCAGGGATGGCGGATCGAGATCAAGAAATATCCCCGGCTCACCGGGATAGGGTCACAGCGCAGGGAGACGATGGGCGATTGCGCTCCCTACGGGGGATATTACACTCAGGACGAGGTCCGGGAGGTTGTCGAATACGCCCGGCAGCGCTTCATTAGTGTCGTTCCCGAAATCGAGATGCCGGGCCACGCTCAGGCGGCGCTGGCTTCCTATCCCGAGTTTTCCTGCTCCGGCGGGCCGGTGACTGTCGCCACCGAATGGGGAGTGTTCAACGACGTCTATTGTGCGGGCCGGGAAGGGACGTTCGAATTCTTGAAGAACATCCTTGAGGAAGTCACGCAGCTGTTTCCGGGGCCGTTCGTGCACATCGGCGGGGACGAATGCCCGAAGCTCCGCTGGAGAAACTGCGTCCAGTGTCAAAAACGCATCAAGACCGAGGGCCTGAAGGACGAGAGCGAGCTTCAGAGTTATTTTATCAAGCGAGTCGAGAAAATCCTGAGCGCGAAAGGCAAGCGTCTCATCGGCTGGGATGAAATCCTTGAGGGGGGCCTCGCTCCGGGGGCCGCCGTCATGTCGTGGCGCGGGACCTCGGGAGGACGGGATGCGGCAAAAGCCGGCCATGATGTGGTCATGTCGCCCGGATCCAATTGTTATTTCGACCACTACCAGGGGAAGTTCGGAGAACCCGTGGCGATCGGAGGATACCTCCCGATCGACACGGTCTATTCCTACGAACCGGTTCCCGCCGATCTCACCGCCGAAGAGGCGAAACATATCCTGGGGGCGCAGGGGAACATGTGGACGGAATGGATGCCGGACTCGCGGCAGGTCGAGTATATGCTTCTCCCAAGGATGCTCGCTCTCAGCGAGGTCGTCTGGAGCCGGGAGCAGGACCGGGACTATCACGACTTCGCGCTCCGGCTGGAAGGGCACTACGACCGCCTCGCGGCGATGGGAATGAATTTCAGGGTTCCTCCCCCCTCCGGGGCCGGAGGGAGAAGCGTCATTTTTCATGACACGCTCGTCACCCTCTCATCGCCGGTTTCACAGGGAAAAGTGTACTATGCGCTGGGTGAGAACGATACGCTCCCTTCAAGCGTCTATTCACGTCCGATCATGGTCCGGGACGATGAAGTCCTGCGGTCGCAGACCGTCCTTGCAAACGGGCGGAAAAGCAATATTGTCACGACAGAGTTTGTCCGCGCCGATTCCAAAATCAACGGCCTGGATTATTCGTACTATGAGGGAGGGTGGGATAGCCTTCCCGATTTCAAGACCCTGACCCCCGTAAGATCGGGCCGGATGTACGATATCGGACTCGCAGAAATTCCGCACAGGGAGGATCAGTTCGGGGTGCGGATCTCGGGCTTCATCACGCCCGGGGAAGAGGGCGACTACCGGTTCTCCCTCGCTTCCGACGATGGAAGCAAGTTGTTCATCGACGGACGGGAGATTCTGAACAACGACGGGATGCATGCCGTGAAGGAGGTGAGCGCTCCAGTCAGGCTCGCGAAGGGGAAGCATGCGCTGCTGATCCTTTACTTCGAGCGGTGGGGAGACCAGTCGCTCAGCCTGTCGATCGAGGGCCCTCACTCCGGCAGGCGCCGTGTTCCGCCGCGGATTCTTTCACATTGA
- the gndA gene encoding NADP-dependent phosphogluconate dehydrogenase, with product MKNDFGMLGLGVMGQNFALNLERNGFSVSVYERVADVTRTYMQGMAAGKRITPTYAVKEFVESLSLPRRIMMLVKAGEPVDITIQQLLPFLEQGDILIDGGNSFYRDTERRAKDLEAKGLNYIGMGVSGGEEGALHGPSLMPGGTQRAYATLEPILKKVAARAVEDGDPCVTYIGRGGAGHYVKMVHNGIEYGDMQLIAESYDLLNRALGLKAKEFSQLFSEWNQGKLASFLIESTAHVFQVIDPDTGTPLVDMILDKAGQKGTGKWTLQDAADLGAAVPTIAAAVDARILSGQKEERVRAAGVLKGPSPVRKANGQRKLVDAVRDALYASKICSYAQGLSLLRAASREYGYDLNLSAIARIWRAGCIIRATLLNDIMNAFAADPALPNLLLDAKFGGAVAEAQDGWRSALMTAIELGVPMPAMSASLAYYDSYRSERLPANLIQAQRDFFGAHTFERIDKPGSFHAAWIVK from the coding sequence ATGAAAAACGATTTTGGCATGCTCGGATTGGGCGTGATGGGGCAGAACTTTGCGCTCAACCTGGAGCGGAACGGTTTTTCGGTGTCGGTCTATGAGCGGGTTGCCGACGTGACCAGGACATATATGCAGGGTATGGCGGCGGGAAAGCGGATTACGCCCACCTACGCTGTGAAGGAATTTGTGGAATCTCTCTCCCTCCCGAGGCGCATTATGATGCTGGTGAAGGCGGGAGAGCCCGTCGACATCACCATCCAGCAACTCCTTCCGTTCCTCGAACAGGGCGATATTCTCATTGACGGCGGCAACTCCTTCTATCGCGACACCGAACGGCGGGCGAAGGACCTTGAGGCGAAGGGGCTCAATTATATCGGCATGGGAGTTTCCGGCGGGGAGGAGGGGGCGCTGCACGGACCGAGCCTGATGCCGGGGGGAACGCAGCGGGCGTATGCCACCCTCGAGCCGATCCTAAAGAAAGTCGCAGCCAGAGCGGTGGAGGACGGCGACCCGTGCGTCACGTACATCGGCCGTGGAGGGGCCGGGCATTACGTCAAGATGGTGCATAACGGGATTGAATACGGCGACATGCAGCTGATCGCCGAATCGTACGACCTTCTGAACCGGGCCCTGGGACTCAAGGCGAAGGAGTTCAGCCAACTTTTTTCCGAATGGAATCAGGGCAAGCTCGCCTCCTTCCTCATCGAATCGACAGCCCACGTTTTTCAGGTGATCGACCCCGACACCGGTACACCCCTCGTCGATATGATCCTCGACAAGGCGGGCCAAAAGGGTACGGGAAAATGGACGCTTCAGGATGCGGCCGACCTCGGCGCGGCGGTCCCGACCATCGCAGCGGCGGTCGACGCGAGAATTCTCTCCGGCCAGAAAGAGGAACGGGTCCGGGCCGCGGGCGTTCTGAAGGGCCCCTCTCCCGTCCGGAAAGCCAACGGGCAACGGAAACTGGTCGATGCGGTGCGCGACGCGCTGTACGCCTCGAAGATCTGTTCCTATGCGCAGGGGCTCTCCTTACTTCGTGCGGCTTCGCGGGAATACGGGTACGATCTCAATCTCTCCGCGATCGCAAGAATCTGGCGGGCAGGTTGCATCATCAGGGCGACCCTTCTCAACGACATCATGAACGCGTTCGCGGCCGATCCTGCGCTTCCAAATCTTCTTCTCGACGCTAAATTCGGGGGCGCGGTAGCAGAGGCACAGGACGGATGGCGATCCGCATTAATGACTGCGATCGAGCTCGGAGTCCCGATGCCTGCGATGAGCGCTTCGCTCGCGTACTACGATTCGTACCGGAGCGAACGGCTCCCGGCGAATCTCATCCAGGCCCAGCGCGACTTCTTCGGAGCCCACACGTTTGAGAGGATCGATAAGCCCGGTTCCTTCCACGCCGCATGGATCGTGAAGTGA
- the pgl gene encoding 6-phosphogluconolactonase codes for MAVSPILRILSGPAELAGAACGRIEEIIDHSLGERGVCSVALSGGETPRAVYRLLAADKYKVSINWTRVHVFFGDERLVPPDDPESNFGMAQSAMLSRLPIPPGNINRVRGELPAGQAVEEYRRRVKEFFGDGPVLFDLVLLGLGKDGHTASLFPGSDALSESEASVTAVLAPGVKTQRATLTLPVINNARHILFLVTGRSKATIVRDVLAAEHPAPALPATMVRPVNGDVEWVIDSDAASQLTEDVRSLFRSPEQRTGG; via the coding sequence ATGGCGGTTTCTCCCATACTCCGGATCTTGAGCGGCCCTGCAGAACTGGCCGGGGCAGCGTGCGGGCGGATCGAAGAAATCATCGATCACTCGCTCGGCGAGAGGGGGGTCTGCTCGGTGGCGCTCTCCGGCGGAGAAACACCACGGGCGGTTTACCGCCTCCTTGCGGCAGACAAATACAAGGTGTCGATCAATTGGACGCGCGTCCACGTTTTTTTTGGCGACGAGCGGCTGGTCCCGCCCGACGATCCGGAAAGCAATTTTGGAATGGCGCAGAGCGCAATGCTCTCCCGCCTCCCCATCCCCCCCGGAAACATCAACCGCGTTCGGGGAGAGCTGCCCGCGGGCCAGGCGGTGGAAGAATATCGGCGGCGCGTGAAGGAGTTCTTCGGAGACGGACCGGTCCTGTTTGATCTTGTGCTGCTCGGCCTGGGGAAGGACGGGCACACCGCATCGCTTTTCCCCGGCTCGGACGCTCTCTCGGAATCGGAGGCGAGCGTTACAGCCGTTCTCGCCCCGGGTGTGAAAACCCAGCGCGCAACTCTGACACTGCCCGTCATCAATAACGCCCGGCACATCCTGTTCCTTGTTACGGGCCGGAGCAAAGCGACGATCGTCAGGGACGTCCTGGCGGCGGAACATCCCGCCCCCGCATTGCCCGCAACGATGGTACGTCCCGTCAACGGGGATGTTGAGTGGGTGATAGACTCCGATGCGGCGTCGCAGCTCACGGAGGATGTGCGAAGTCTCTTCAGATCACCAGAGCAGAGGACCGGCGGATGA